The following coding sequences are from one Coffea arabica cultivar ET-39 chromosome 11e, Coffea Arabica ET-39 HiFi, whole genome shotgun sequence window:
- the LOC113719084 gene encoding isopentenyl phosphate kinase-like, whose amino-acid sequence MSSANIGVGESKAKESCSKITATMEEQQQNALSKTSTSPFQSKPIRCIVKLGGAAITCKHELETINEKNLDTVSKQLRQVMLSCPDSGKVLGMDWSKRPGTSETPSTIDGCCDEFKVDFEKFVVVHGAGSFGHFQASKSGVHKGGLCKSLVKAGFVATRISVTSLNHEIVRALAKEGIPSIGMSPFSCGWLTCERNMEAANVSMVVKALDSGFVPVLHGDAVLDTSQDCTILSGDVIIRYLAEELKPEFVVFLTDVLGVHDRPPTEPGAVLLREIAVHEDGSWSVVKPNVQDASKQVVVTVAAHDTTGGMVTKISEAAMIAKLGIDVYIVKAATEHSKIALSGDLKHNVPESWLGTIVRPLRQQQ is encoded by the exons ATGTCTTCCGCTAATATAGGAGTTGGGGAGAGCAAAGCCAAGGAATCTTGCAGCAAAATAACAGCCACAATGGAGGAGCAGCAGCAGAACGCACTTAGCAAAACTTCCACCTCCCCGTTTCAGTCAAAGCCAATCCGCTGCATCGTCAAACTTG GAGGTGCAGCAATTACTTGCAAGCATGAGCTTGAAACAATAAATGAGAAGAATCTTGACACTGTTTCAAAACAGCTACGGCAAGTGATGTTATCATGTCCGGATTCTGGAAAAGTTCTTGGAATGGATTGGAGCAAGAGGCCAGGAACATCAGAAACGCCAAGTACCATTGATGGATGCTGTGATGAATTTAAAGTAGACTTTGAGAAATTTGTTGTTGTTCATGGTGCAG GTTCATTTGGACACTTCCAAGCTAGCAAATCCGGGGTTCATAAGGGTGGTCTTTGCAAATCCCTTGTCAAGGCTGGTTTTGTTGCAACACGTATTTCT GTTACATCCCTGAATCATGAGATTGTTAGGGCTCTAGCAAAAG AGGGTATTCCTTCTATCGGAATGTCTCCATTTTCATGTGGTTGGTTGACGTGTGAAAGAAAT ATGGAAGCAGCCAATGTGAGTATGGTAGTTAAGGCTTTGGATTCTGGCTTCGTACCT GTTCTGCATGGAGATGCAGTGCTTGATACTtcacag GATTGCACCATATTAAGTGGAGACGTAATCATTCGGTATTTGGCTGAAGAACTGAAGCCTGAGTTTGTTGTTTTTCTC ACAGATGTCTTAGGAGTACATGACCGCCCGCCAACTGAGCCTGGTGCAGTACTTCTCAGAGAAATAG CTGTCCATGAAGATGGAAGCTGGTCGGTCGTGAAACCAAACGTACAAGATGCAAGCAAACAAG TTGTGGTAACCGTAGCAGCTCATGATACGACTGGAGGCATGGTGACTAAAATATCAGAAGCTGCTATGATTGCGAAACTTGGAATTGATGTATACATTGTGAAG GCAGCAACGGAGCACTCCAAGATTGCTTTAAGTGGAGACCTGAAACACAATGTTCCTGAGAGCTGGCTTGGAACAATTGTAAGACCTTTAAGACAACAGCAATGA
- the LOC113719087 gene encoding eukaryotic translation initiation factor 5A yields the protein MSDDEHHFESKADAGASKTYPQQAGTIRKNGYIVIKNRPCKVVEVSTSKTGKHGHAKCHFVGIDIFNGKKLEDIVPSSHNCDVPHVNRTDYQLIDISEDGFVSLLTENGNTKDDLRLPTDENLLTQIKDGFSEGKDLVVSVMCAMGEEQICALKDIGPK from the exons ATGTCGGACGACGAGCATCATTTCGAATCCAAGGCCGACGCCGGAGCTTCGAAGACTTACCCTCAGCAGGCCGGTACTATCCGGAAGAACGGTTACATCGTCATCAAAAACCGCCCTTGCaag GTTGTTGAAGTTTCGACTTCCAAGACTGGCAAGCACGGCCATGCTAAATGCCACTTTGTGGGCATTGATATCTTTAATGGAAAGAAGCTTGAAGATATTGTTCCTTCTTCCCACAACTGTGAT GTGCCCCATGTCAATCGTACCGACTACCAGCTCATTGATATTTCTGAGGATGGATTT GTCAGCTTGCTCACTGAGAATGGAAACACTAAGGATGACCTGAGGCTTCCAACCGATGAAAATCTGCTTACACAG ATCAAGGATGGATTCTCTGAGGGAAAGGACTTGGTTGTGTCAGTGATGTGTGCCATGGGAGAGGAGCAGATCTGTGCCCTGAAGGATATTGGCCCCAAGTAG
- the LOC113719085 gene encoding mitotic checkpoint protein BUB3.3, whose protein sequence is MNMKQTCLSFGSNPIRDAISRIRFAPHSNHLLISSWDSSLRLYDVDACKLRLEASDEYPLLDCCFADDSLAFSAATDGLLRRYDLNSGDVDRIGNHDEATCVEYSNETSLAITAGWDKKIKFWDTRLVKSLQCLENLGGEVESMSLSEFHLMIAVGTSVSTYDLRKLSKLDQAKESFMDVQIKCVRPGFEGFAVGSFDGRVALEYVNDSNSKSGRYAFRCHPKKKDGRHHIVPVNDIAFNPCLPTIFVTGDNEGYASTWDAQSKKRLYELPRFPNAVASLSYSYDGLLLAVASSYTYQEANEREELPQIFLHEINDLNISSLSAGSSK, encoded by the exons ATGAACATGAAACAAACCTGTTTAAGCTTCGGTAGCAACCCGATCCGCGACGCCATCTCCAGGATCCGATTCGCCCCGCATTCCAACCATCTCCTCATTTCTTCTTGGGACTCC AGTCTTAGGTTGTATGATGTGGATGCATGTAAACTAAGACTTGAAGCTTCCGATGAATATCCACTTCTCGATTGTTGTTTCGCCGACGATTCGCTTGCTTTTTCTGCTGCAACAGATGGGTTGCTCCGCAG GTATGATCTGAATTCCGGAGATGTAGATCGAATTGGAAATCATGATGAAGCTACTTGTGTCGAGTATTCAAACGAAACAA GTCTTGCAATCACTGCTGGTTGGGACAAAAAGATAAAGTTTTGGGACACGCGATTAGTCAAGTCTCTTCAATGCTTGGAGAATCTTGGTGGAGAAGTAGAGTCCATGTCCCTCTCGGaatttcatttgatgattgcTGTTGGGACATCGGTAAGCACATACGACCTGCGTAAGCTTAGCAAGTTAGATCAAGCCAAAGAATCATTTATGGACGTTCAAATAAAATGTGTCCGTCCTGGTTTTGAAG GCTTTGCAGTTGGGTCATTTGATGGACGGGTTGCTTTGGAGTATGTCAACGATAGCAACTCAAAGAGTGGCAG ATATGCTTTCCGATGCCATccgaagaaaaaggatggaaggcATCATATTGTCCCTGTGAATGATATTGCATTTAATCCATG CCTGCCCACTATTTTTGTCACTGGTGATAATGAAGGTTACGCTTCAACATGGGATGCTCAGAGTAAGAAAAGACTATATGAG TTGCCGAGATTTCCCAACGCTGTTGCCTCACTTTCTTATAGCTATGATGGACTACTTTTAGCAGTTGCATCGAGTTACACATACCAAGAAGCTAATGAAAG AGAGGAGCTACCTCAGATATTCTTGCATGAAATCAATGACCTCAACATTTCATCCCTTTCTGCTGGGAGTTCAAAATAG
- the LOC113719086 gene encoding cell division topological specificity factor homolog, chloroplastic, translating to MAISGDLRVSAALGPHSINPLLRCSFPPSKVDFGSFPGGGSAVFDATPKWSRAVLEGHNTRCHSKRSIGIFGEHKLSSSAIGQELDYFLHNAINMNFLERLNLAWKIIFPSPASRRNSNANIAKHRLKMILFSDRCAVSDEAKQKIVSNIVTALSDFVEIESQDKVQLSVSTDPDLGTVYSVTVPVRRVRPEYQEEDPTGTITNIEYKDNGENSGSVDVKFDFYVPNKKFNDFSL from the exons ATGGCGATATCGGGAGATTTGAGGGTCTCTGCGGCGCTGGGCCCACATTCCATCAACCCTCTTCTTCGCTGCTCATTTCCACCTTCCAAG GTGGATTTTGGTTCTTTCCCTGGTGGTGGATCTGCTGTATTTGACGCAACGCCTAAATGGTCTCGTGCAGTACTTGAGGGCCACAATACGCGCTGTCATTCCAAACGATCTATTGGGATCTTTGGCGAACACAAGCTGTCCTCAAGTGCCATTGGCCAGGAACTTGACTACTTCCTACATAACGCCATAAACATGAACTTCTTAGAGCGGTTGAATTTGGCTTGGAAGATAATATTTCCTTCTCCTGCATCAAGAAGGAATTCCAATGCAAACATAGCCAAGCACCGCTTGAAGATGATTCTCTTCTCTGATCGATGTGCTGTGAGTGATGAGGCAAAACAGAAAATTGTAAGCAACATAGTGACTGCCTTATCTGATTTTGTGGAGATAGAATCACAAGATAAAGTCCAGCTGAGTGTATCAACAGATCCAGACCTGGGGACTGTCTACTCGGTTACAGTTCCTGTTAGACGTGTCAGACCAGAATATCAAGAGGAAGATCCTACGGGAACAATTACTAACATCGAGTATAAAGACAATGGagaaaattctggttctgtcGATGTCAAGTTCGACTTCTACGTcccaaataaaaaattcaacgACTTCAGCTTGTGA